One region of Acidovorax sp. T1 genomic DNA includes:
- a CDS encoding YraN family protein, with amino-acid sequence MNFLGKMLSSARPGGADAASGRTTRQRGDAAEDQALACLQAAGLKLLVRNYRTPGRGGGEIDLVMRDRDGTVVFVEVRSRASNAFGGAGASIGAVKQRRIVFAARHYLLRMPAPPPCRFDVVLVQASVQWLQAAFDAQ; translated from the coding sequence ATGAATTTCCTTGGAAAAATGCTATCCAGTGCCCGCCCAGGGGGCGCTGATGCCGCCAGCGGCCGCACCACGCGGCAGCGGGGCGATGCGGCCGAAGACCAGGCGCTGGCCTGTTTGCAGGCCGCAGGCCTGAAGCTGCTGGTGCGCAATTATCGGACGCCCGGGCGCGGCGGGGGCGAGATCGATCTGGTGATGCGCGACCGGGACGGCACCGTGGTGTTTGTCGAGGTGCGCAGCCGCGCCAGCAATGCCTTTGGTGGGGCCGGTGCCAGCATTGGCGCCGTCAAGCAGCGGCGCATCGTGTTTGCGGCGCGCCATTACCTGCTGCGCATGCCCGCGCCGCCGCCGTGCCGTTTTGACGTGGTGCTGGTGCAGGCTTCGGTGCAGTGGCTCCAGGCCGCTTTCGACGCCCAGTAA
- the rsmI gene encoding 16S rRNA (cytidine(1402)-2'-O)-methyltransferase produces MSASFASALNAARDAAAAQHYPQGTLYVVATPIGNLADITLRALHVLQLADAIACEDTRHTQALLRAYGIDKTSAQLLAVHQHNEAEAALAVVQRLQQGQRVAYVSDAGTPGVSDPGARLVAAVHAAGLRALPLPGASSITTALSVAGAVAHSTDSGGFLFAGFLPVKNAERATAVQQLASEPRCVVLLEAPHRIEDLAGALAVLGERPVTLARELTKQFEEISTHPAQDLARWLAGAPQRVKGEFVVLLHPLLAPPEDGADAQRVLRLLLGELPTKTAVKLAADITGAPRNALYAQALQIRQDEGPAD; encoded by the coding sequence TTGAGCGCATCTTTCGCATCTGCCTTGAACGCCGCACGCGATGCGGCGGCTGCACAGCATTATCCGCAGGGCACGCTGTATGTCGTGGCCACGCCGATTGGCAACCTGGCCGACATCACCCTGCGCGCGCTGCATGTGCTGCAGCTGGCCGACGCCATTGCCTGCGAGGACACGCGCCACACCCAGGCGCTGCTGCGCGCCTATGGCATCGACAAGACCAGCGCGCAACTGCTGGCCGTGCACCAGCACAACGAGGCCGAAGCCGCACTGGCCGTGGTGCAGCGGCTGCAGCAGGGCCAGCGCGTGGCCTATGTCAGTGACGCGGGCACGCCGGGCGTCAGCGACCCCGGCGCGCGCCTGGTGGCCGCCGTGCACGCGGCCGGCCTGCGCGCCCTGCCGCTGCCGGGCGCCAGCAGCATCACCACGGCCCTGAGCGTGGCCGGCGCCGTGGCGCACAGCACGGACAGCGGCGGCTTTCTTTTTGCGGGTTTTCTGCCGGTAAAAAATGCCGAGCGCGCCACGGCCGTGCAGCAGCTCGCCAGCGAGCCCCGCTGCGTGGTGCTGCTCGAAGCCCCGCACCGCATCGAGGACCTGGCCGGCGCCCTGGCCGTGTTGGGCGAGCGCCCGGTGACGCTGGCGCGCGAGCTCACCAAGCAGTTCGAGGAGATCTCCACGCACCCTGCGCAGGATCTGGCGCGCTGGCTGGCGGGCGCCCCGCAGCGGGTGAAGGGGGAATTCGTCGTGCTGCTGCACCCGCTGCTGGCCCCACCGGAAGATGGCGCCGACGCACAGCGCGTGCTGCGCCTGCTGCTGGGCGAGTTGCCGACCAAGACGGCCGTCAAGCTGGCCGCCGACATCACGGGCGCGCCGCGCAATGCGCTGTATGCGCAGGCACTGCAAATCCGCCAGGACGAGGGCCCCGCAGATTGA
- a CDS encoding SIS domain-containing protein: MLEQRIQQHFIDSADLKYQAAQALSAPIAAAVQAILACVTSGGKVLACGNGPSAAEALQFAAFCVAGFERDRPELAALALTSDSTLLTGAGGGSDVAQQFARQVRALGQAGDVLLALSVTGNDANLIAATEAAHERDMTVVILSGRTGGQLATMVRETDVLIGVPHDRAARVREVHALVLHCLCDGVDAQLLGEQEIPL, encoded by the coding sequence ATGCTAGAGCAACGCATCCAACAGCACTTCATCGACAGCGCCGACCTGAAATACCAGGCCGCGCAAGCCCTCAGCGCGCCCATCGCCGCTGCCGTGCAGGCCATATTGGCCTGCGTAACCAGCGGCGGCAAGGTGCTGGCCTGTGGCAATGGCCCTTCGGCCGCCGAGGCGCTGCAGTTTGCGGCCTTCTGCGTGGCGGGATTCGAGCGGGACCGGCCCGAGCTGGCCGCGCTGGCGCTGACCTCTGACAGCACCCTGCTCACGGGGGCCGGCGGCGGCAGCGACGTGGCCCAGCAGTTTGCCCGCCAGGTGCGCGCGCTCGGCCAGGCGGGCGATGTCTTGCTGGCACTGTCCGTCACCGGCAACGATGCCAACCTGATTGCCGCCACCGAGGCAGCGCACGAGCGCGACATGACGGTGGTGATCCTCAGCGGCCGCACCGGCGGCCAGCTGGCCACCATGGTGCGCGAGACCGATGTGCTGATCGGTGTGCCGCACGACCGCGCCGCGCGGGTGCGCGAGGTCCATGCGTTGGTGTTGCACTGCCTGTGCGACGGCGTGGATGCCCAATTACTTGGAGAACAGGAAATACCGCTATGA